The following are encoded together in the Chanodichthys erythropterus isolate Z2021 chromosome 16, ASM2448905v1, whole genome shotgun sequence genome:
- the LOC137003644 gene encoding uncharacterized protein isoform X1 yields the protein MDESTFETFEEELGKPLQDVPPNKPIRQVRTGSRAEMYAQRRVREEAPIVQQVPKMTPREHPLSSGTSLRKALSIQNLTQIETPWEGVTLNRCLIIAITILLLSSGLQRIHEAVRGRKDVSEELTEVHERHTLVKRGKITPHEPDTSLWDMLFWWMDDDDDEGSGKRRVSRGLRHRALPNPRLLKKRETKFPERRARGRRQVDEIKERLTRQKEKEMKVKKKEEEEKEKDIEKVKKVKKPVKERK from the exons ATGGATGAAAGCACCTTTGAGACATTTGAGGAAGAGCTTGGTAAACCACTGCAAGACGTTCCTCCGAACAAACCTATCAGACAAGTGCGAACCGGAAGCAGAGCAG AGATGTACGCTCAGAGGAGGGTGCGAGAG GAAGCTCCAATCGTGCAGCAAGTCCCGAAGATGACTCCACGGGAACATCCGCTCTCCAGCGGCA CGTCGTTACGTAAAGCTCTGTCCATCCAGAATCTGACCCAGATCGAGACGCCGTGGGAGGGTGTGACGCTGAACAGGTGTCTGATCATCGCCATAACCATCCTGCTGCTGAGCTCCGGCTTACAAAGAATACACG AGGCCGTCAGAGGCCGTAAGGATGTGAGTGAAGAGCTCACGGAGGTACATGAGAGACACACTCTGGTGAAAAGAGGGAAAATAACACCACATGAG CCGGACACTTCCCTATGGGACATGTTGTTCTGGTggatggatgatgatgatgatgaaggctCTGGCAAGAGAAGAGTTTCCAGGGGCCTCAGACACCGGGCCCTTCCGAACCCCAGGCTCCTGAAGAAGAGAGAGACTAAATTCCCTGAGCGCCGAGCAAGAGGAAGACGACAAGTGGACGAGATTAAAGAGAGACTGACaagacagaaagaaaaagagatgaAAGTCAAGAAaaaggaagaggaagaaaagGAGAAGGACATAGAGAAGGTGAAGAAAGTAAAGAAACCTGTGAAAGAGAGAAAGTAG
- the LOC137003644 gene encoding uncharacterized protein isoform X2, whose translation MYAQRRVREEAPIVQQVPKMTPREHPLSSGTSLRKALSIQNLTQIETPWEGVTLNRCLIIAITILLLSSGLQRIHEAVRGRKDVSEELTEVHERHTLVKRGKITPHEPDTSLWDMLFWWMDDDDDEGSGKRRVSRGLRHRALPNPRLLKKRETKFPERRARGRRQVDEIKERLTRQKEKEMKVKKKEEEEKEKDIEKVKKVKKPVKERK comes from the exons ATGTACGCTCAGAGGAGGGTGCGAGAG GAAGCTCCAATCGTGCAGCAAGTCCCGAAGATGACTCCACGGGAACATCCGCTCTCCAGCGGCA CGTCGTTACGTAAAGCTCTGTCCATCCAGAATCTGACCCAGATCGAGACGCCGTGGGAGGGTGTGACGCTGAACAGGTGTCTGATCATCGCCATAACCATCCTGCTGCTGAGCTCCGGCTTACAAAGAATACACG AGGCCGTCAGAGGCCGTAAGGATGTGAGTGAAGAGCTCACGGAGGTACATGAGAGACACACTCTGGTGAAAAGAGGGAAAATAACACCACATGAG CCGGACACTTCCCTATGGGACATGTTGTTCTGGTggatggatgatgatgatgatgaaggctCTGGCAAGAGAAGAGTTTCCAGGGGCCTCAGACACCGGGCCCTTCCGAACCCCAGGCTCCTGAAGAAGAGAGAGACTAAATTCCCTGAGCGCCGAGCAAGAGGAAGACGACAAGTGGACGAGATTAAAGAGAGACTGACaagacagaaagaaaaagagatgaAAGTCAAGAAaaaggaagaggaagaaaagGAGAAGGACATAGAGAAGGTGAAGAAAGTAAAGAAACCTGTGAAAGAGAGAAAGTAG